CGGCGGAGCCACCGCTAAACTGAACACAGCAGGTGTTCAAGATCAACACGGAAACAGACTCTCATGCCCGACCCGATCCGAATTGCGGCCCTCGTGAGTGGAGGCGGCACCACGCTCCAGAACCTCATCGACTTGATCGCACGCGGGGCGCTGAACGCCCAGATTGTGGGCGTGGTGTCCAGTCGCGCGGATGTGTTCGGGGTGACACGCGCGGAGCGAGCGGGAGTTCCGGTAACCATCGTGGAGAAGGCCCCCGGTCGATCGCCCGCGTTCGCGGATCGCGTGTGGGATGCCGTGCGTGGGTTCGCGCCCGATCTCGTGTGCCTCGCTGGGTGGTTGCACTTACTGCCGATCGCGGCCGATTTCCGCCACAAAGTGCTGAACATCCACCCGTCGCTGTTGCCCGCGTTCGGCGGGAAGGGAATGTACGGGCACCACGTTCACGAAGCGGTGCTGAGCTACGGCGCGAAGGTGTCGGGCTGTACGGTTCACTTCGCCGACGACACCTACGATACCGGTCCGATTCTGGTGCAGAAGTGCGTACCTGTCAAAGACGGCGACACGCCCGACACGCTCGCCGCGCGCGTCTTCCAAGCCGAGTGCGAAGCGTACCCAGAAGCCATCCGCTTGATCGCGGACGGCCGGGTTACGGTGCAAGAACGACGAGTGGTGATTTCAGGCTGAAGTGCGATCAGTTCGCCGGCTTCTCGCCGCTCGTGTCGCTGGTGCCCGGCTTGCGGAACTTCGCCGGCAGTTTCGGTGCTTCCGTGGGGGCCGCAACCGGCTTCACCTTGAGTGCCTTGTCCGCGATGTCTGTGCGGTAGTGCATCCCGGTGAAGTTGATGAGCTTCACCGCTTCGTAGGCACGGGCCTTCGCGTCCGCGAGCGTGTCACCGAGTGCGGTCACCCCCAGCACGCGCCCGCCGTCCGTCACGAGACGGTCGCGCTCATCGATCTTCGTGCCCGCGTGGAACACCTTCACGTCCGGGAGCCGGTCCGCGTCCGCGATCCCGGTGATCGGCTTGCCGTTGTCGTACTTGCCCGGGTACCCGCCCGCACACAGCACGACGCACACCGCGGGGCGCGTGTCCCACACGATCTTGTCCTCGAACTCCTGCAGGCGCTCGTCGGCGACCGCTTCGAGCAGGTCGAGCAGGTCCGTCTTCAGGCGCATCATGACCACCTGCGTTTCGGGGTCACCGAACCGGCAGTTGAACTCCAGCACCCGCGTGCCCTGGTTGGTCAGAATGAAGCCGCCGAACAGCACGCCCTGGAACGGGTAGCGCCCGCGTTTCATCGCGTGAATCGTGGGGAAGAAGACGGTGCGGTCCCACTCCTTCATCAGTTCCGGAGTCGCGATCGGGGCCGGGCAGTACGCGCCCATGCCACCCGTATTCGGCCCGGTGTCACCGTCACCCACCGCTTTGTGGTCCTGGCACGCGGGGAGCGGCAAAAAGGTGCGCCCGCTCACGAGCGCGAGAACAGAAACTTCCTCGCCGTCGAGTCGCTTCTCCACCACGACGTTCCGACCGGCCTTCGACCCGAACTCCGCGTCCGTCATGATCCGGCGCACGGCCGCGACCGCTTCCGGCCCGGTCTTGCACACCACCACACCCTTACCCGCGGCCAGGCCGTCGGCCTTCACCACCACGGGGTAGTCGCGCGTCTCGATGTAGTCGCGTGCGGGCTGCGGGTGGTCGAACACCCGGAACTCCGCGGTGGGCACGTCCGCGTGGCGCATCAGCTCCTTCGCGAACACCTTGCTCGACTCGATCCGCGCCGCCTCCTTGGACGGCCCGAAAACCTTGAGCCCCTTCCCGCGGAGGAAGTCCGCGAGCCCGGCCGCGAGCGGGTCTTCGGGACCGATCACCACCAGCCCGATCTTCTCGCGCAGGCAGAACCGCTGGAGCTTGTCCGTTTCGGTGTATTCGATGGCCACGTTCGTGATGCCGTCGCTCGCCGTGCCCGCGTTCCCCGGAGCACAGAAAATCGTGCCCGCGCGCGGCGATTGTTTCAGCCGCCATGCCAGCGCATGCTCACGACCGCCCTTACCAATCACCATCACGTTCATGATTTGTGCTTCGTGTTTTCGTATTTCGTGCAGTTCCGTCATTTTATCCGCACTCGAACCGAAAGCCACGCGCGAGAAGGTTGGCGCAATTTCCTCTCGACTTCGGCAATTGCTTCGTGTAACCTAAATACACAATTAGCCTCAGCTACTTAGCATAAGAAGTTAGTCGTCCGGAGGTCCGAGTGAGTACCGAGAACGCCCTGGGGGACGAGCGAAACGACCCACCTTCTACCCCACCCGACGCGGGCACCCTCTCCCTGGAAGGCTTGAACAGCACCGTCGCAATACCGCCCGAAAATGCGAGCTTTTGGCGCCAGTATCGTGCGTTCGTTGGCCCGGCGTTCCTCGTGAGCGTGGGCTACATGGACCCCGGGAACTGGGGAACGGACCTCCAGGCCGGCGCGAGCTACCGCTTCGACCTGCTGTGGATCGTCGCGCTGTCGAGCTTCA
This region of Gemmata massiliana genomic DNA includes:
- the purN gene encoding phosphoribosylglycinamide formyltransferase; translated protein: MPDPIRIAALVSGGGTTLQNLIDLIARGALNAQIVGVVSSRADVFGVTRAERAGVPVTIVEKAPGRSPAFADRVWDAVRGFAPDLVCLAGWLHLLPIAADFRHKVLNIHPSLLPAFGGKGMYGHHVHEAVLSYGAKVSGCTVHFADDTYDTGPILVQKCVPVKDGDTPDTLAARVFQAECEAYPEAIRLIADGRVTVQERRVVISG
- the purD gene encoding phosphoribosylamine--glycine ligase is translated as MTELHEIRKHEAQIMNVMVIGKGGREHALAWRLKQSPRAGTIFCAPGNAGTASDGITNVAIEYTETDKLQRFCLREKIGLVVIGPEDPLAAGLADFLRGKGLKVFGPSKEAARIESSKVFAKELMRHADVPTAEFRVFDHPQPARDYIETRDYPVVVKADGLAAGKGVVVCKTGPEAVAAVRRIMTDAEFGSKAGRNVVVEKRLDGEEVSVLALVSGRTFLPLPACQDHKAVGDGDTGPNTGGMGAYCPAPIATPELMKEWDRTVFFPTIHAMKRGRYPFQGVLFGGFILTNQGTRVLEFNCRFGDPETQVVMMRLKTDLLDLLEAVADERLQEFEDKIVWDTRPAVCVVLCAGGYPGKYDNGKPITGIADADRLPDVKVFHAGTKIDERDRLVTDGGRVLGVTALGDTLADAKARAYEAVKLINFTGMHYRTDIADKALKVKPVAAPTEAPKLPAKFRKPGTSDTSGEKPAN